In the Hordeum vulgare subsp. vulgare chromosome 7H, MorexV3_pseudomolecules_assembly, whole genome shotgun sequence genome, one interval contains:
- the LOC123409778 gene encoding uncharacterized protein LOC123409778, producing MIGRPASACGSVAAAREASLRLRHHGHRLRRDEASPLPRSAPPRRRALSPASNSVSDLRDALLHRLRLRRAAHASPPPPSAPRGIGPLSPACAAPEFVDRLDLLGHSSPPSPPSPHRVAGWAASASTAREALRAASSSGPPSPPGWTGQLCPSTYPAPAASTARVARRCCRRLGVRVEERRGPFSPVSASTAKDQESLGLSCRLCLQEAPAPLHGELFSSSISTVRPAPGPSHMELGMGFAPPLSFSCPPLLTHRMNSMAMLPSSLAVLPPEKPDEDGIPGPVLIITNLEHPRSIIFSPYTMRTFSSSFPVDTADVLYSNGYFFLLKEGTYVSVWEVKSEKRILNFHVGVEIEQGYFKGTPGSDLTVVLARQRIFAQVDVYGNADEGGGDADIVTEFWLRTTDGVWQQNAVVCGHLGIHQNALFWLSDDECLCSVTQDEDGLLHLIEWEGAVEAIGNSFSLIENLGSLYIVKSGGVLPNLAGLQSYTW from the exons ATGATTGGCCGCCCGGCGTCCGCGTGCGGCTCCGTCGCCGCCGCGCGGGAGGCGAGCCTCCGCCTCCGGCACCACGGGCATCGACTGCGCCGGGACGAGGCTTCTCCCTTGCCCAGATCTGCTCCGCCTCGGCGCCGCGCGCTCTCCCCCGCCTCGAACTCCGTCTCCGACCTTCGGGACGCCCTCCTtcaccgcctccgcctccgccgcgcGGCGCACGcttcaccgccgccgccgtctgcGCCTCGGGGGATTGGGCCGCTCTCCCCCGCCTGCGCCGCGCCGGAGTTCGTCGACCGGCTTGACCTCCTCGGACATAGCTCCCCTCCCTCGCCTCCGTCTCCACACCGCGTGGCGGGCTGGGCTGCTTCGGCATCCACCGCGCGGGAGGCTCTCCGCGCGGCCAGCTCTTCAGGCCCGCCATCTCCGCCTGGATGGACCGGGCAGCTTTGTCCATCTACCTACCCTGCTCCCGCCGCATCCACGGCGCGGGTGGCCCGCCGCTGCTGCCGCCGCCTCGGCGTCCGCGTTGAGGAACGGCGCGGCCCCTTTTCCCCTGTTTCCGCGTCCACTGCGAAGGATCAGGAATCCCTCGGCCTCAGCTGCCGTCTCTGCCTTCAGGAAGCTCCAGCACCGCTACACGGGGAGCTCTTCTCCAGCTCTATCTCCACCGTGCGGCCAGCTCCGGGCCCCTCGCACATGGAATTGGGAATGGGATTCGCTCCACCGCTGTCGTTCTCGTGCCCG CCACTACTCACACATCGGATGAATTCGATGGCTATGCTGCCGTCCTCCCTTGCTGTGCTACCCCCTGAGAAACCAGATGAGGACGGAATTCCAGGCCCGGTTCTAATCATCACTAACCTGGAACATCCGAGGAGCATTATATTTTCTCCATACACGATGAGAACATTCAGTAGTAGTTTCCCGGTTGACACCGCAGATGTGCTATACTCAAATGGATATTTCTTTCTGCTCAAAGAGGGAACATATGTTTCGGTGTGGGAAGTGAAGTCAGAGAAGCGTATACTGAACTTTCACGTGGGGGTGGAAATTGAGCAGGGGTATTTCAAGGGAACCCCTGGTTCAGACCTGACTGTGGTGCTCGCCAGACAGAGGATATTCGCTCAAGTAGATGTCTATGGCAATGCCGATGAAGGTGGTGGAGATGCAGATATTGTCACTGAATTTTGGCTAAGAACAACGGATGGTGTTTGGCAGCAGAATGCTGTAGTATGCGGACATTTGGGCATCCACcaaaatgctttgttctggttatcAGATGATGAATGTTTGTGTTCAGTGACACAAGACGAAGATGGTCTACTACATCTCATAGAGTGGGAGGGTGCTGTGGAAGCGATTGGAAACAGCTTTTCGCTCATAGAAAATCTTGGGAGTCTCTACATAGTAAAAAGTGGAGGTGTTTTACCAAACTTAGCTGGCTTACAGAGTTATACCTGGTGA